One Lactobacillus crispatus DNA segment encodes these proteins:
- a CDS encoding peptide ABC transporter substrate-binding protein, with the protein MKKWKKYFSASLLTVVSAATLAACSNKSSTSGTKQTLNWMTKSELQTLDLSKVTDATSLDQINNSMEGLYRLGKNSKVENALATKTEVSKDGKVWHFTLRKNANWSNGDPVTAKDFVYSWRRTVDPKTASQYAYLFSGVKNADDVVAGKKKVETLGVKADDNQHLTVTLDRRIPYFKLLMGFGVFFPQNEHAVEKYGKNYGTSSKTMVYNGPFVSKGWTGSNLSWKLVKNKDYWDKSKVKLSKINYSVQKTPSTDYNLYQSGKLDVALLAPQATKQLKNQSGYTIRPASSTQYLQLNEKNKLFQNTDFRRALSLSVNRKALASAVGGANKPVTTFSPNSMTEVNGKDYTELVKTAETDKLMTYNPTLAKSYWKKAQKALGKNKVNFTLLTYDDDDAKKAGEYLQSTIESNLKGVNVRVNSLPKKTALVRGQNGNFDALLMGWQADFTDPISFLDLNTSNASYNWGKWANKEYDKYVAASKTTGNENTRFEDLAKAERVLLTEQGVVPLYQPAEAWMVRPTVKGVVYNGAGANYNFKYAYVEK; encoded by the coding sequence ATGAAAAAGTGGAAAAAGTATTTTAGTGCAAGTTTATTAACCGTCGTATCAGCTGCAACTTTGGCAGCCTGTTCAAATAAAAGTTCGACATCTGGTACCAAGCAAACCTTGAATTGGATGACTAAATCAGAATTACAAACTTTAGATTTGTCCAAGGTGACTGATGCAACTAGTTTAGATCAAATTAATAATTCGATGGAAGGACTCTATCGTTTAGGTAAAAATTCTAAGGTAGAAAATGCTTTAGCAACCAAGACTGAAGTTTCAAAAGATGGTAAAGTGTGGCATTTTACTTTGAGAAAGAATGCCAATTGGTCTAACGGTGATCCAGTTACTGCTAAAGATTTCGTCTATTCATGGCGTAGGACTGTTGATCCAAAGACTGCCTCACAATATGCTTATCTTTTCTCAGGAGTAAAGAATGCAGATGATGTTGTGGCAGGAAAGAAGAAGGTTGAAACACTCGGTGTTAAAGCAGATGATAACCAACATTTAACCGTTACTTTGGATAGAAGAATTCCATACTTTAAGTTATTGATGGGCTTCGGAGTTTTCTTCCCACAAAATGAACATGCTGTTGAAAAATATGGCAAAAACTATGGTACCTCATCTAAAACAATGGTTTATAACGGACCATTTGTCTCAAAAGGCTGGACCGGTTCAAACTTGTCTTGGAAGCTAGTTAAGAATAAGGACTACTGGGACAAGAGCAAGGTAAAACTAAGCAAGATTAATTACAGCGTGCAAAAGACACCATCAACCGACTACAACTTGTATCAATCTGGAAAATTAGATGTAGCATTATTGGCACCACAAGCTACAAAACAATTGAAGAACCAGAGTGGTTATACAATTAGACCAGCTTCTTCAACACAATATTTACAATTAAACGAAAAGAACAAGCTTTTCCAAAATACTGACTTCCGCCGTGCACTTTCATTATCAGTTAATCGTAAAGCATTAGCTTCAGCTGTAGGTGGTGCTAACAAGCCAGTCACTACCTTTTCACCAAATAGTATGACTGAAGTAAATGGCAAAGATTATACTGAATTAGTCAAAACTGCTGAAACTGATAAGTTAATGACATATAACCCTACTTTAGCTAAAAGTTATTGGAAAAAGGCACAAAAAGCTTTAGGCAAGAACAAGGTTAACTTCACTTTGCTAACCTATGACGATGATGATGCCAAAAAAGCAGGTGAATACTTGCAAAGTACTATTGAGTCAAACTTGAAAGGCGTTAATGTCAGAGTAAATAGTTTACCTAAAAAGACTGCCTTAGTTCGTGGTCAAAATGGTAACTTTGATGCTTTACTGATGGGTTGGCAAGCTGACTTTACTGATCCAATCTCATTCCTTGACTTGAACACCTCAAATGCTTCATACAACTGGGGTAAGTGGGCTAATAAGGAATATGATAAGTATGTAGCAGCTTCTAAAACTACTGGAAACGAAAATACTCGTTTTGAAGATTTAGCTAAAGCTGAACGTGTTTTGCTAACTGAGCAAGGTGTAGTACCACTTTACCAGCCAGCAGAAGCTTGGATGGTTCGTCCAACTGTCAAGGGCGTTGTATATAATGGTGCTGGAGCTAACTATAACTTCAAATATGCTTATGTTGAAAAGTAG
- the guaB gene encoding IMP dehydrogenase, with translation MSNWDTKFAKKGLTFDDVLLIPAESHVLPNEVDLSTTLADNIKLNIPLISAGMDTVTEGAMAIAMALQGGLGVVHKNMSIQAQAGEVANVKSVVVPTSAAKAATDDQNHLLCAAAVGVTSDTFERAEALLEAGADAIVIDTAHGHSAGVLRKIKEIRDHFPEATLIAGNVATGDATRALFDAGVDVVKVGIGPGSICTTRVVAGVGVPQITAIYDAATAAREYHKPIIADGGIKYSGDVVKALAAGGNAVMLGSMLSGTTEAPGEIFEDNGKKYKRYRGMGSVGAMAQAHGSSDRYFQGGVNEANKLVPEGVEARVEYKGDVSDVVFQIDGGLRSGMGYCGAANIPELIDKAQFVQITNAGLRESHPHDVQMTKAAPNYK, from the coding sequence ATGTCAAATTGGGATACAAAATTCGCTAAAAAAGGTTTAACGTTTGATGATGTTTTATTAATTCCAGCAGAAAGTCATGTTTTGCCAAACGAAGTTGATTTGAGTACGACTTTGGCGGACAACATTAAATTAAATATTCCATTGATCAGTGCAGGGATGGATACTGTAACTGAAGGTGCAATGGCAATTGCAATGGCTCTCCAAGGTGGGCTAGGCGTTGTGCACAAGAATATGTCAATTCAAGCGCAAGCTGGTGAAGTAGCCAACGTAAAGAGCGTAGTTGTGCCAACTAGTGCTGCAAAGGCCGCAACTGATGATCAAAACCATCTGCTCTGTGCTGCAGCAGTTGGTGTAACCAGTGATACTTTTGAAAGAGCAGAAGCATTGCTTGAAGCTGGTGCTGATGCGATCGTTATCGATACTGCTCATGGTCACTCAGCTGGGGTATTGCGCAAGATCAAAGAAATCCGCGATCATTTTCCAGAAGCAACTTTGATTGCTGGTAATGTTGCGACTGGGGATGCAACTAGAGCACTGTTTGATGCTGGTGTTGATGTCGTCAAAGTTGGTATTGGCCCTGGATCAATTTGTACTACGAGAGTTGTTGCTGGTGTTGGTGTGCCACAAATCACGGCTATTTATGATGCTGCTACAGCTGCACGTGAATATCACAAGCCAATCATTGCAGATGGTGGAATTAAATATTCAGGTGATGTTGTTAAAGCTTTAGCAGCGGGTGGCAATGCTGTCATGCTTGGCTCAATGCTATCAGGTACTACTGAAGCACCTGGCGAAATTTTTGAAGATAATGGCAAGAAGTATAAGCGCTATCGCGGAATGGGGTCTGTTGGTGCGATGGCCCAAGCACACGGTTCAAGTGACCGTTACTTCCAAGGTGGCGTAAACGAAGCTAATAAACTTGTTCCAGAAGGCGTTGAAGCTCGAGTAGAATATAAGGGCGATGTTTCTGATGTAGTCTTTCAAATTGATGGCGGATTACGTTCAGGTATGGGATATTGTGGTGCTGCAAATATTCCGGAATTAATTGATAAAGCTCAATTTGTTCAAATTACTAATGCAGGTTTACGTGAGTCACATCCACATGATGTTCAAATGACCAAAGCTGCTCCAAACTATAAGTAA
- the opp3b gene encoding oligopeptide ABC transporter permease, whose protein sequence is MARYLLKRIFYMILTLLIVATVTFFLMKLMPGSPYANEAKMTLTQRQIMDQQYGLNKPIWQQYLIYIAGMLHGDFGTSFQYSNQPVASLIGARLGASVQLGLQALILGVVLGVIAGAIAAMRQGTWVDSTATVISILGKSVPNFVLAVLLQYYIGLKLGWFPIAGWGQFSQTIMPTIALAVGPFAETARFIRTSMVDTLSSDYIELGKAKGLSRMEVIRKHAMRNSMIPLVTLIGPYAVALMTGSMVIENIFNVPGIGEQFVKSILTNDYPTIMGITMVYCIGLVVILLITDIVYGLIDPRIRLDESEA, encoded by the coding sequence ATGGCTAGATACCTATTAAAACGTATATTTTATATGATCCTCACTTTGCTTATCGTGGCTACGGTAACTTTTTTCTTAATGAAATTGATGCCGGGTTCACCTTATGCTAATGAAGCAAAGATGACGCTAACTCAGCGGCAAATTATGGATCAACAGTATGGTTTAAATAAACCTATCTGGCAACAATATTTGATTTATATTGCGGGGATGCTTCACGGTGATTTTGGGACATCCTTCCAATATAGTAACCAACCGGTAGCTTCATTAATTGGGGCGCGTTTGGGTGCGTCAGTACAATTAGGTTTACAAGCATTAATTTTGGGAGTTGTCCTTGGTGTAATCGCTGGGGCAATTGCTGCTATGAGACAGGGTACTTGGGTTGACTCAACTGCTACTGTAATTTCTATTTTGGGTAAATCAGTTCCTAACTTTGTTTTAGCAGTGCTTTTGCAATACTACATCGGTTTAAAGTTAGGCTGGTTCCCAATTGCTGGTTGGGGGCAATTTTCTCAAACGATTATGCCAACGATTGCTTTGGCAGTTGGACCATTTGCGGAAACAGCTCGGTTTATCCGAACCAGTATGGTTGATACCTTAAGTAGTGACTATATTGAGTTAGGTAAGGCCAAGGGCTTAAGTAGAATGGAAGTCATTAGAAAACATGCAATGCGTAATTCAATGATTCCATTAGTAACTCTGATTGGTCCTTATGCTGTAGCCTTGATGACTGGTTCAATGGTTATTGAAAATATCTTTAACGTTCCTGGGATTGGTGAACAATTTGTTAAGTCGATTTTGACTAACGACTATCCAACAATCATGGGAATTACGATGGTTTACTGTATTGGATTAGTAGTAATTCTGTTGATTACTGATATTGTTTATGGATTAATTGATCCAAGAATTAGATTAGATGAAAGCGAGGCCTAG
- a CDS encoding ABC transporter permease encodes MTEEKLNLPADAFEPLPKDEAQDNENIAGPSLSFAQNVWLRFKQRKAAIISAIIVILMIVVAFGSTPFINKSTLVKSHPQYANLPAKVPGMSAINGLNGKIKQNGKWVDAYAQNGVPKDKYFIAGTDYLGRSLGQRIIYGTKISLIVALVAAFFDLTIGVAYGIVSGWKGGGVDNVMQRIIEIISSVPNLIIVVLMLVVLKPGIKSIILAIAISSWTTMARQVRAETLSLKNEEYVLAARSLGESPWKIAWKHLVPNLSSIIIIQTMYTIPTAIFFEAFLSFIGIGISAPETSLGVLLNEGQKNFQFLPYQMWYPAIVLCVLMIAFNLLGDGLRDAFDPRGQR; translated from the coding sequence ATGACTGAAGAAAAATTAAACCTTCCTGCAGATGCCTTTGAACCCTTACCAAAAGATGAAGCACAGGATAACGAAAACATTGCAGGTCCATCTTTATCGTTTGCACAAAATGTTTGGCTTCGCTTCAAGCAGAGAAAAGCAGCTATTATTTCTGCAATTATTGTTATTTTGATGATTGTAGTAGCTTTTGGTTCAACCCCATTCATCAATAAATCTACTTTAGTTAAATCGCACCCACAATATGCTAACTTACCTGCTAAAGTGCCAGGAATGAGCGCAATTAATGGTTTGAACGGTAAGATTAAACAAAATGGCAAGTGGGTTGATGCTTATGCTCAAAATGGTGTGCCTAAAGATAAGTACTTCATCGCAGGTACCGATTATTTAGGCAGATCTTTGGGGCAGAGAATCATCTATGGTACTAAAATTTCATTAATTGTTGCTTTAGTGGCTGCCTTCTTCGATTTAACTATCGGAGTCGCGTACGGAATAGTGTCCGGCTGGAAAGGCGGGGGAGTCGATAACGTGATGCAGCGGATAATCGAAATTATTTCCTCCGTACCCAATTTGATCATTGTAGTTTTGATGTTGGTGGTATTAAAACCAGGTATTAAGTCAATTATCTTGGCAATTGCTATTTCAAGTTGGACGACAATGGCGCGGCAGGTCCGGGCTGAAACGTTGAGTTTGAAGAATGAAGAATATGTTTTGGCAGCTAGATCATTAGGTGAATCACCTTGGAAAATTGCTTGGAAACACTTAGTGCCTAACCTTTCAAGTATCATCATTATTCAAACGATGTATACTATTCCAACTGCTATCTTCTTCGAAGCCTTCTTAAGTTTCATCGGAATCGGTATTTCAGCCCCAGAAACTTCACTAGGTGTACTTTTGAACGAAGGACAAAAGAATTTTCAATTCTTGCCATATCAGATGTGGTATCCAGCAATCGTATTGTGTGTGTTGATGATTGCCTTTAACTTATTAGGTGATGGTTTGCGTGATGCCTTCGATCCACGGGGACAAAGATAG
- a CDS encoding ABC transporter ATP-binding protein, translating to MPEERVLDVKNLKIDFHTYAGEVKAIRNVSFHLNKGETLAIVGESGSGKSVTTRSIIGLLARNAQIEGGEIDFHGKNLLELSEKEMQKIRGNEISMIFQDPMTSLDPTMKIGQQIAEPLIKHKGASKKEAWAKALEMMKAVGIPNAEERINQYPHQFSGGMRQRIVIAIALICEPEILLADEPTTALDVTVQAEILDLMKDLQKRVKTSIIFITHDLGVVAGMADRVAVMYAGEFLEFGGVDEIFYDPRHPYTWGLINSMPTLNSDTLESIPGTPPNLLDPPKGDPFAPRNKYAMKIDVERKPPFFKVTDTHYAATWLLAPDAPKVEPPAEITRRWKKYNLMKQEDKLPEVN from the coding sequence ATGCCAGAAGAAAGAGTTTTAGATGTTAAAAATTTAAAAATTGATTTCCACACTTATGCTGGTGAGGTTAAAGCTATTCGTAACGTTTCCTTTCACCTAAATAAGGGAGAGACGCTCGCAATTGTAGGAGAATCAGGTTCAGGTAAGTCGGTTACTACCAGAAGTATTATCGGTCTGTTAGCACGAAATGCTCAGATTGAGGGCGGCGAGATTGATTTCCACGGCAAAAATTTGTTAGAGTTATCTGAAAAAGAAATGCAAAAAATTCGTGGGAATGAAATTTCAATGATTTTCCAAGATCCTATGACTTCGCTTGACCCAACTATGAAGATTGGGCAGCAAATTGCGGAGCCATTAATCAAACATAAGGGTGCCTCTAAGAAAGAAGCTTGGGCTAAAGCCTTGGAAATGATGAAGGCCGTGGGAATCCCAAATGCAGAAGAACGAATTAATCAATATCCTCACCAGTTTTCAGGTGGGATGAGACAAAGAATCGTAATTGCGATTGCTTTAATTTGTGAGCCAGAGATTTTGCTGGCTGATGAACCAACTACAGCTCTAGACGTGACTGTCCAAGCTGAAATCTTGGACTTGATGAAAGACTTGCAAAAGCGGGTTAAGACCTCAATTATTTTCATTACGCACGACTTGGGCGTGGTGGCCGGTATGGCAGATAGAGTAGCTGTAATGTACGCTGGTGAATTCTTAGAATTCGGTGGTGTTGATGAAATTTTTTATGATCCACGGCATCCATATACTTGGGGCTTAATCAATTCAATGCCTACTTTAAACAGTGATACTTTGGAGTCGATTCCAGGTACGCCTCCTAACTTGCTTGATCCGCCTAAGGGTGATCCTTTTGCACCAAGAAATAAGTATGCCATGAAGATTGATGTGGAAAGAAAGCCACCATTTTTCAAGGTAACTGATACTCACTATGCTGCAACCTGGCTTTTAGCACCAGATGCACCTAAAGTGGAACCACCAGCTGAAATTACACGTCGCTGGAAAAAATATAACTTGATGAAACAAGAAGATAAACTGCCAGAGGTTAACTAG
- a CDS encoding ABC transporter ATP-binding protein, giving the protein MPEKKKILEVKHLKQYFKNGRNVTKAVDDVSFNIYEGETFGLVGESGSGKTTTGRSILQLYKPTSGEVIFEGKNVADLKSRADKLAFTRDAQMIFQDPYASLNPRMTVEDIIAEGLDIHHLVKNKDERTERVEELLETVGLNASHASRFPHEFSGGQRQRIGIARALAVEPKFIVADEPISALDVSIQAQVVNLMIELQKKRGLTYLFIAHDLSMVKFISDRIGVMHYGKLLEVGPADDVYDRPLHDYTKSLISAVPIPDPEVERSRTRIPYDAQKEEMDGKQRSMHEIRPGHFVRCSDDEVKHYEEVAASYEN; this is encoded by the coding sequence ATGCCAGAAAAAAAGAAAATTTTGGAAGTAAAACATCTAAAACAATACTTTAAAAATGGTCGTAATGTCACCAAGGCTGTTGACGATGTAAGCTTTAATATCTATGAAGGTGAAACTTTCGGCTTGGTAGGTGAATCTGGTTCTGGTAAGACAACTACTGGGCGCTCAATTTTGCAATTGTATAAGCCAACTAGTGGCGAAGTGATTTTTGAAGGCAAAAATGTAGCAGATTTAAAAAGTCGTGCAGACAAACTAGCTTTTACACGGGATGCACAAATGATCTTTCAAGATCCTTATGCTTCACTTAATCCTAGAATGACTGTTGAGGACATTATTGCTGAAGGATTAGATATTCACCATTTGGTTAAAAATAAAGATGAACGAACTGAGAGAGTAGAGGAATTATTGGAAACTGTTGGCTTAAATGCAAGTCATGCTAGCCGTTTTCCACATGAATTCTCAGGTGGTCAGCGTCAAAGAATCGGGATTGCTCGCGCCTTAGCCGTAGAGCCCAAATTTATTGTTGCAGACGAACCTATTTCAGCTCTAGACGTATCAATTCAAGCTCAAGTAGTTAACTTGATGATTGAATTACAGAAAAAGCGTGGTTTAACTTACTTGTTCATTGCCCACGATTTATCAATGGTTAAGTTTATTTCTGACCGAATTGGTGTAATGCACTACGGTAAACTACTGGAAGTAGGTCCAGCCGATGACGTCTATGATCGACCACTTCATGATTACACGAAGAGTTTGATTTCTGCAGTGCCAATTCCTGATCCAGAAGTTGAGCGGAGCCGGACAAGGATTCCTTATGACGCTCAAAAAGAAGAAATGGACGGAAAGCAACGCTCAATGCATGAAATTCGTCCAGGACACTTCGTACGCTGCTCTGACGATGAAGTCAAGCATTACGAAGAAGTAGCGGCAAGCTACGAAAATTAG
- a CDS encoding C1 family peptidase — protein sequence MAHELTVQELEKFSAEFNKKPENKVVARAAQRSGVLEASYNDRVQGQLTRVFSTELDTNNVTNQKHSGRCWLFATLNVLRHAFGKKYKAKDFTFSQAYNFFWDKIERANMFYNRILDSADMPLDSRQVKADLDFAGSDGGQFQMAAALVEKYGVVPSYAMPETFNTNDTTGFATALGDKLKKDALVLRHLKQYGKDDEIKKVREKFLSEVYQMTAIAVGEPPKTFDLEYRDDDKKYHLEKNLTPLEFLHKYMGDVDFDDYVVLTNAPDHDYNKLYGLPSEDNIEGSLRIKLLNVPMEYLSSAAIAQLKDGEAVWFGNDVLRQMDRKTGYLDTNLYKLDDLFGVDLKMSKADRLKTGVGQVSHAMTLVGVDEDNGEVRQWKVENSWGDKSGVKGFYVMNNEWFKDYVYEVVVHKKYLTENQKKLAEGPITDLPAWDSLA from the coding sequence ATGGCTCATGAATTAACTGTGCAAGAACTAGAAAAGTTCTCTGCCGAATTTAATAAAAAACCTGAAAATAAAGTCGTTGCTCGTGCAGCTCAACGCAGTGGTGTGCTTGAAGCATCTTATAACGACCGTGTTCAAGGACAATTAACCAGAGTATTCTCAACCGAACTTGACACCAACAACGTTACTAATCAAAAGCATTCAGGTCGTTGCTGGTTGTTTGCGACTTTGAACGTTTTGCGCCACGCTTTTGGTAAGAAATATAAGGCTAAGGACTTCACCTTCTCACAAGCTTACAACTTTTTCTGGGACAAGATTGAACGTGCCAACATGTTCTACAACAGAATCTTAGACAGTGCTGATATGCCACTTGATTCACGTCAAGTTAAGGCTGACTTAGACTTTGCTGGTAGTGATGGTGGACAATTCCAAATGGCTGCCGCTTTAGTTGAAAAATATGGTGTTGTTCCTTCATATGCTATGCCAGAAACTTTTAACACCAACGATACAACTGGTTTTGCTACTGCTTTGGGCGATAAGTTAAAGAAGGATGCTTTAGTATTGCGCCACTTGAAGCAATACGGCAAAGATGATGAAATTAAAAAGGTTCGCGAAAAATTTTTAAGCGAAGTTTACCAAATGACTGCTATCGCAGTAGGTGAACCACCTAAGACTTTCGATCTTGAATATCGTGATGATGATAAGAAATATCATTTAGAAAAGAACCTTACTCCACTTGAATTCTTGCATAAGTACATGGGCGATGTCGATTTTGATGACTATGTTGTTTTAACCAATGCTCCAGACCATGACTATAACAAGCTTTATGGTCTACCATCTGAAGACAACATCGAAGGTTCACTGAGAATTAAGCTTTTGAATGTACCAATGGAATATTTGTCCAGCGCTGCTATCGCTCAATTAAAAGACGGCGAAGCTGTTTGGTTTGGTAACGATGTTTTACGTCAAATGGACCGTAAGACTGGTTACCTTGACACTAATTTGTACAAGTTAGATGACTTATTCGGCGTTGACCTTAAAATGTCTAAAGCAGACAGATTAAAGACCGGCGTCGGTCAAGTGTCACATGCCATGACTTTAGTTGGTGTTGATGAAGACAACGGCGAAGTTCGTCAATGGAAAGTTGAGAACTCATGGGGCGATAAATCTGGTGTTAAAGGCTTCTACGTCATGAATAATGAATGGTTTAAGGACTATGTTTACGAAGTTGTAGTCCACAAGAAGTACTTAACTGAAAACCAAAAGAAGCTCGCTGAAGGTCCAATCACTGACCTACCAGCATGGGATTCATTAGCTTAA
- a CDS encoding Hsp20/alpha crystallin family protein — protein sequence MANNMMNRRNDMMDAMNDWFGFPRNFFDDNEIENIMQSDVAETDKDYLVKIDMPGMDKQDINVNYNDGTLNVSGTRKSFKDTSDKNRNIIHKERSEGSISRSYRLPNVVASEIHAKYDNGVLTITLPKETAGDDGNSIKID from the coding sequence ATGGCAAACAATATGATGAATCGGCGCAACGACATGATGGATGCAATGAATGATTGGTTTGGTTTTCCAAGAAACTTCTTTGACGATAATGAAATTGAAAACATTATGCAATCTGATGTTGCAGAAACTGATAAGGACTATCTAGTTAAGATTGACATGCCTGGCATGGATAAGCAGGATATCAACGTTAACTATAATGACGGTACGTTAAATGTCAGCGGCACAAGAAAATCATTTAAGGACACTAGCGATAAAAATAGAAATATCATTCATAAGGAAAGAAGTGAGGGCAGTATTTCTAGAAGCTATAGATTACCAAATGTAGTTGCAAGTGAGATTCATGCAAAGTATGATAATGGTGTATTGACCATCACTTTGCCTAAGGAAACTGCCGGCGATGATGGCAATTCTATAAAAATTGATTAA
- the greA gene encoding transcription elongation factor GreA, protein MVYFQKMTPEGYQQIEDEIARLKKDRPRRIKILQAARALGDLSENTEYTEAKRDLGHLQSRLRYLGKQLKYAEIVKTEDDGKVDLGKTVVLKFDDDDETEEYKVVGRMEADLAAGKVSFDSPLGQAIMKKEAGTTATVAAPAGEYQVTIVEVK, encoded by the coding sequence ATGGTATATTTTCAGAAAATGACTCCAGAAGGCTATCAACAAATTGAGGATGAAATTGCTCGATTAAAAAAAGATCGGCCACGTAGAATTAAAATTTTGCAGGCTGCACGAGCTTTAGGTGATCTTTCGGAAAATACTGAATATACTGAAGCAAAACGTGATCTAGGTCACTTACAAAGTCGTCTGCGTTACCTAGGCAAACAATTAAAGTATGCCGAAATTGTTAAAACTGAAGATGATGGTAAGGTTGATCTAGGAAAGACCGTTGTGCTTAAGTTTGATGACGATGATGAAACAGAAGAATACAAAGTAGTTGGGCGAATGGAAGCGGATCTTGCTGCTGGCAAGGTTTCTTTTGATTCTCCATTGGGTCAAGCAATCATGAAAAAGGAGGCTGGTACAACAGCAACGGTGGCGGCACCAGCAGGTGAATATCAAGTAACGATTGTGGAAGTTAAATAA
- a CDS encoding CPBP family intramembrane glutamic endopeptidase, with protein MNTPQSREGNVIRYAVYLAGYVAVFAVVKLVTRKSPVHIWDLILFGLVAAMILLFYVYRFNREQRFFARDFKLPWLGSLSTVVLLTLVITVTQISISYLQSYGRISHYDFQLIYAKSESVNMFWFLIVVQGIVLPILQEFLATGFLFNYAFRRNTKQVAIMGIIVSGLIYSLLNFQNSVVLFIIDAIYGMVFAWSYMYTQTLLMPIYLAVVSGVLTVIMI; from the coding sequence TTGAATACGCCACAATCAAGAGAGGGTAATGTGATCCGCTATGCCGTTTATTTAGCTGGCTATGTCGCTGTGTTTGCAGTAGTAAAGCTAGTTACTAGAAAATCTCCGGTTCATATTTGGGATTTGATTTTATTCGGCTTAGTTGCAGCCATGATTCTGTTGTTTTATGTTTATCGTTTCAATCGAGAGCAACGCTTTTTTGCCCGTGATTTTAAACTTCCATGGTTGGGCAGTTTGTCAACTGTTGTTCTATTAACATTAGTGATTACAGTTACACAGATTTCGATTTCATACTTACAATCATATGGCAGGATTAGTCATTATGATTTCCAATTGATATATGCCAAAAGTGAATCAGTTAACATGTTTTGGTTTTTAATCGTTGTCCAAGGAATTGTATTACCAATCCTACAAGAATTTTTGGCGACTGGCTTTTTGTTCAATTATGCTTTTCGGCGAAATACTAAGCAAGTTGCAATTATGGGAATCATTGTTTCAGGTCTGATTTATAGCTTACTGAACTTTCAAAATTCAGTAGTACTCTTTATTATTGATGCAATTTATGGCATGGTGTTTGCTTGGAGCTATATGTACACACAAACATTATTGATGCCAATTTACTTAGCTGTAGTTAGTGGCGTACTTACAGTGATTATGATTTAA
- a CDS encoding SOS response-associated peptidase, with protein MCNQFRLPNLKQIQQYLKSDLDLPLVTPNFDIQAQDIFPNQVAPVLLYQNGQLQLSNKKWGYPSPVDPKKPLFNARIERFYDSAPSMWDKSFAKQRCLILTEKFFEYAKTTHIAENGRKYHDRYAFRTNQPLTLIAGIYDQDYFSMVTTVPNKDMAPIHNRMPLVVMPNELRRWLFQNFTSLIDRKSVDLQIEKMLK; from the coding sequence ATGTGCAACCAGTTTCGTTTACCTAATTTAAAACAAATTCAACAATATCTCAAAAGCGATCTTGACCTGCCCTTAGTTACACCAAATTTTGACATTCAAGCACAAGATATTTTTCCTAACCAAGTAGCACCTGTTTTGCTTTATCAAAATGGTCAATTGCAATTAAGCAACAAAAAATGGGGCTATCCAAGTCCCGTTGATCCAAAAAAGCCTTTATTTAACGCTAGAATTGAGCGATTTTATGATTCAGCGCCTTCAATGTGGGACAAATCCTTTGCCAAGCAACGTTGCTTAATCTTAACCGAAAAATTCTTTGAATACGCTAAAACTACCCATATTGCTGAAAACGGTCGTAAATACCATGATCGCTACGCCTTCCGCACTAATCAACCACTTACCTTAATTGCAGGTATTTATGATCAGGATTATTTTTCAATGGTTACTACCGTGCCTAACAAAGATATGGCGCCAATCCATAATAGAATGCCTCTAGTTGTTATGCCCAACGAACTACGCCGCTGGCTTTTTCAAAATTTTACCAGCTTAATTGATCGTAAAAGTGTTGATCTTCAAATAGAAAAAATGCTAAAATAA